Proteins encoded within one genomic window of Actinomycetota bacterium:
- a CDS encoding zf-HC2 domain-containing protein, giving the protein MKTRRNWVTCWWTARQLQRYLDADPNAMLGQERITLIERHLATCAQCATLTAEYQQLLALLHELGATRTPDERLVRQLQEHLSVVLEQERP; this is encoded by the coding sequence GTGAAGACACGGCGAAACTGGGTCACGTGCTGGTGGACTGCACGTCAGCTTCAGCGATACCTCGATGCCGATCCCAACGCCATGCTTGGGCAGGAGCGCATCACGCTCATCGAGCGACACTTGGCCACGTGCGCGCAATGCGCGACCCTAACGGCCGAGTACCAACAGCTTTTGGCCCTGCTCCATGAACTGGGTGCTACGCGCACGCCCGATGAACGCCTGGTTCGCCAACTCCAGGAGCACCTCTCCGTTGTCCTAGAGCAGGAGCGCCCATGA
- a CDS encoding NlpC/P60 family protein: MGLALIASLSSGPGALTEVHASPQPDLRAVQAQVTALEMRAAGANEEYKQALAQLGRTREQQASLRNRLVRERSMLAIYEQSTNALARAAYMSGGLPPSIHLLMADDPRELLSQADRLDAVARSQITSIRRSQAARAVVEQHEAALADQGRVADRILDQMRAAKQAINTRLAQARSLLAALQPVQREQLASQAADRARQARAEARRVSQALASTTRRPVSSSSRATAAVQYALSHVGSPYSLNAHPPTSWDCSKLTAAAWSRGGVGLTALSYAQWNQVQRIPSSQLRPGDLVFYFRGDAHHVALYVGNGKMVSASNPSDGVEVIDYLGPWYAEHYSGAGRVL; the protein is encoded by the coding sequence ATGGGCCTTGCGCTGATTGCCAGCCTTTCGAGCGGGCCTGGCGCACTCACTGAGGTGCACGCTAGCCCGCAGCCGGACCTTCGAGCCGTGCAGGCCCAGGTCACTGCTCTGGAGATGCGAGCGGCCGGGGCCAACGAGGAATACAAGCAGGCATTGGCCCAACTGGGGCGCACGCGCGAGCAGCAGGCGAGCCTGCGCAACCGATTGGTCCGTGAGAGATCGATGCTTGCGATCTACGAGCAATCGACCAACGCACTGGCTCGAGCGGCGTACATGTCGGGAGGGCTCCCACCGTCCATCCACCTGCTGATGGCTGATGACCCGCGCGAGCTGCTGTCCCAGGCTGACCGGCTGGACGCGGTGGCTCGCTCCCAGATTACGAGCATCCGGCGTTCCCAGGCGGCTCGCGCCGTCGTCGAGCAGCACGAGGCAGCACTGGCCGATCAGGGTCGCGTTGCGGATCGGATTCTGGATCAGATGCGTGCCGCGAAGCAGGCGATCAACACCCGGCTTGCCCAGGCTCGGTCCCTGCTCGCGGCATTGCAGCCGGTGCAGCGCGAGCAACTGGCCTCACAGGCAGCTGACCGCGCCAGGCAGGCTCGCGCAGAGGCCCGGCGGGTGTCGCAGGCACTGGCATCGACCACACGAAGGCCCGTGAGCTCGAGTTCACGGGCAACGGCAGCAGTGCAGTATGCGCTGTCACACGTCGGGTCCCCTTACTCGCTGAATGCCCATCCGCCGACGTCATGGGACTGCTCGAAACTGACGGCGGCAGCCTGGAGCCGTGGAGGGGTCGGGCTGACGGCCTTGAGCTACGCGCAATGGAACCAGGTGCAGCGCATTCCCAGTTCCCAACTGCGACCTGGCGACCTGGTGTTCTACTTTCGCGGCGATGCCCACCATGTCGCGCTATACGTGGGCAACGGCAAGATGGTGAGTGCATCGAATCCTTCCGACGGTGTCGAGGTGATCGACTACCTCGGGCCCTGGTATGCCGAGCACTACAGCGGCGCTGGGCGCGTGCTGTGA
- a CDS encoding mycoredoxin: MNEATDQRFTMYTTSWCGDCRRLKGELRRAGVQFREVDIEQDSSAAQFVSRVNDGNQSVPTLVFSDGSTMTEPSGRLVIQRLAELA, translated from the coding sequence ATGAACGAGGCAACGGACCAGCGATTCACGATGTACACCACGTCCTGGTGCGGTGACTGCAGGCGGCTGAAGGGTGAACTGCGTCGTGCCGGGGTGCAGTTCCGAGAGGTCGACATCGAGCAGGATTCCTCAGCCGCGCAATTCGTCAGCCGCGTCAATGACGGCAATCAGTCCGTTCCCACCTTGGTCTTCTCCGATGGCAGCACGATGACCGAGCCCTCCGGCCGCTTGGTCATCCAGCGGTTGGCGGAGCTGGCTTGA
- a CDS encoding sigma-70 family RNA polymerase sigma factor produces MNPTDSGPLSDADRRAAFAQYVEPELPVLLRVARTLTASDADAEDLVQETVIRAYRALGGFDGAHPRAWLLTIQRHTASNLRRRTRPDLVDDWALLADPKPAFGAHRPETPHEVVAVRVLDDDLERAIASLGEKFRSVVVLVDVHGLTYAECAQALGIPVGTVMSRLNRARERMRKHLKASGRLS; encoded by the coding sequence GTGAATCCAACCGACAGCGGGCCGCTGAGTGATGCGGACCGTCGGGCTGCCTTCGCGCAGTATGTGGAGCCGGAGCTGCCGGTGCTGCTTCGCGTGGCTCGAACGCTGACCGCATCCGATGCGGACGCGGAGGATCTGGTCCAGGAGACCGTGATCCGGGCGTACCGAGCCCTTGGGGGATTCGACGGTGCCCACCCGCGCGCCTGGCTGCTGACGATCCAGCGCCACACCGCATCGAATCTGCGCCGGCGCACACGGCCAGATCTGGTCGACGACTGGGCACTCCTGGCCGACCCGAAGCCGGCGTTCGGCGCGCACCGACCTGAAACGCCGCATGAGGTCGTCGCTGTGCGGGTGCTCGACGATGATCTCGAGCGCGCCATCGCGTCCCTAGGCGAGAAATTTCGGTCTGTGGTTGTCTTGGTCGACGTCCACGGGCTCACCTACGCCGAGTGCGCGCAGGCACTCGGGATCCCTGTTGGGACCGTGATGTCCAGACTGAACCGGGCCCGCGAACGCATGCGCAAGCACCTTAAGGCCTCCGGGAGGCTCTCATGA
- a CDS encoding thioredoxin family protein — protein sequence MRVTLMYFKDCPNWLVAANNLQQALNVDQLAGSAIDIVEVTTQEQADELGFAGSPTIFVDDRDLFADQAGAPGLACRLYSTGTGFAGAPTVEQITAALARVG from the coding sequence ATGCGTGTCACCCTGATGTACTTCAAGGACTGCCCGAACTGGCTCGTGGCGGCGAACAATCTCCAGCAAGCCCTGAATGTCGACCAACTGGCCGGCAGCGCGATCGACATTGTTGAAGTGACCACGCAGGAGCAGGCCGACGAATTGGGGTTCGCGGGCAGCCCGACTATCTTTGTCGACGACCGCGACCTGTTTGCCGACCAGGCAGGCGCACCTGGACTCGCGTGCCGGTTGTATTCGACTGGCACTGGTTTTGCCGGGGCGCCGACAGTCGAGCAGATCACCGCAGCCCTGGCGCGAGTGGGCTAG
- a CDS encoding thioredoxin family protein, which yields MPHSDDACGACTQAPHLTVLVAEHCAACERTPQVLAVIAALVPGLTVTVIDVDQEPVPAGITLIGTPTYLVEGRVVSLGNPEPRRIADLLKGLDANGH from the coding sequence GTGCCGCACAGTGATGACGCTTGTGGGGCCTGCACTCAGGCCCCACACCTCACCGTCCTGGTCGCCGAGCACTGTGCTGCGTGCGAGCGCACGCCTCAGGTGCTGGCCGTGATTGCCGCACTGGTGCCGGGGCTCACCGTCACAGTCATCGATGTGGACCAGGAGCCAGTACCGGCAGGGATTACCCTGATCGGAACACCCACCTACCTGGTCGAGGGGCGGGTGGTCTCGCTGGGGAATCCCGAACCGCGGCGCATCGCGGACCTGCTGAAGGGGCTGGATGCGAATGGGCACTGA
- a CDS encoding class I SAM-dependent methyltransferase — protein sequence MSRDGRLRAGHQRRDRDEAMWRDYLAQFHAHRPGITEQVLTAAFRRDVGTPYAWLRASLPTDPGHVLDIACGSAPLHPLLAGADSYLGIDRSPEELAFASGLGRGPVMQANATCLPVADASMDVVICSMAIMLLNPIEAALAEVGRVLRPGGIFATIRPVAGPVRMRDVSLGLRLVFGLHHLPEMPQRFGGARFSRLLAQAGFSVRSDDSRRFGYPLLHERDARLAVEALYLPHVPAYRRERAIRRLARAAGPRAQLPVGIRRTVAVRTA from the coding sequence TTGAGTCGGGACGGACGCTTGCGGGCCGGGCACCAGCGCAGAGACCGAGATGAGGCAATGTGGCGTGACTACCTCGCGCAGTTCCATGCACATCGCCCGGGAATCACTGAGCAGGTGCTCACTGCAGCGTTCAGGCGAGACGTGGGTACGCCCTATGCGTGGTTGCGTGCGTCCTTGCCGACAGATCCTGGGCATGTCCTGGACATCGCCTGCGGAAGCGCGCCACTGCACCCGCTTCTCGCAGGTGCTGACAGTTATCTAGGCATTGATCGGTCGCCAGAAGAGCTGGCCTTCGCGTCTGGCCTTGGACGCGGACCTGTCATGCAGGCCAACGCCACCTGCTTGCCTGTTGCCGACGCGAGCATGGACGTGGTGATCTGCTCCATGGCGATCATGCTTCTGAACCCCATCGAGGCGGCGCTGGCCGAGGTGGGCAGGGTGCTGCGCCCAGGCGGGATCTTCGCGACGATCAGGCCCGTTGCTGGACCAGTGCGCATGCGCGACGTTTCACTCGGCCTCAGGCTCGTGTTTGGGCTGCATCACCTTCCCGAGATGCCACAGAGGTTCGGTGGGGCGCGCTTCTCTCGGCTGCTCGCGCAAGCTGGCTTCTCGGTGCGATCGGACGACAGCAGGAGATTCGGATATCCACTTCTGCATGAACGCGATGCTCGCCTCGCAGTCGAGGCCCTCTACCTTCCACACGTGCCGGCCTACCGGCGCGAGCGCGCGATACGGCGGCTTGCCCGAGCGGCGGGACCTAGGGCGCAACTGCCGGTGGGCATCCGGCGCACGGTCGCGGTCAGAACTGCATAG
- a CDS encoding Crp/Fnr family transcriptional regulator, which translates to MGTDAHDLGAAGWMLPDKVWRLTEVDIFQDLGAAEVEGIAMSAQMKEVAAGSLLISPNHTNEVLFILKTGRVRLYRLAADGRSLTTAIIEPGQIFGEMLPMAQQLDDTYAEALEPSVVCIMSRSDVNGLLLADPRVAARVAEVLGARVLDLERRLGDTVLMSVPARIASTLATLARIDGGEVRLTHEQLADLVGTTRETTTKVLGDLRQRELVRLRRGRIQIVDVRLLIQLSRDEELAPTTGRARAGR; encoded by the coding sequence ATGGGCACTGACGCTCATGATCTGGGAGCAGCCGGTTGGATGCTGCCAGACAAGGTCTGGCGACTGACCGAGGTCGACATCTTCCAGGACCTAGGCGCGGCCGAGGTCGAGGGCATCGCCATGTCGGCGCAGATGAAGGAAGTGGCTGCAGGATCACTACTCATCTCACCCAATCACACCAATGAAGTGTTATTCATCCTCAAGACGGGGCGAGTGCGCTTGTACCGACTAGCCGCCGACGGACGCAGCCTGACCACGGCCATCATCGAGCCAGGACAGATCTTCGGGGAGATGCTTCCCATGGCCCAGCAGTTGGACGACACCTATGCAGAGGCGCTGGAACCCAGTGTTGTCTGCATCATGAGTCGCAGTGACGTCAATGGGCTCCTCCTTGCCGACCCCCGGGTGGCCGCTCGCGTCGCCGAGGTACTCGGCGCGCGAGTACTGGACCTCGAGCGGCGCCTGGGTGACACCGTGCTCATGTCGGTCCCGGCTCGGATCGCATCGACGTTGGCGACCCTGGCACGAATCGATGGCGGCGAGGTGCGTCTTACTCACGAGCAGTTGGCCGATCTCGTGGGCACGACGCGCGAAACCACCACCAAGGTGCTCGGCGACCTGCGCCAACGCGAGCTTGTGCGACTGCGTCGGGGCCGGATCCAGATCGTGGACGTTCGCCTGCTGATCCAGCTGTCACGCGATGAGGAGCTTGCGCCGACCACAGGTCGAGCACGCGCCGGGCGCTAG
- a CDS encoding zf-HC2 domain-containing protein, which produces MKSARQMIECRRTARRLQRFLDRDPSAPLSDMDRQRVQAHLAVCERCSGLAREFEDLHNSLRHYGQSSEPTPESVDRVKAAVERALAKE; this is translated from the coding sequence ATGAAATCAGCCCGCCAGATGATCGAGTGCCGGCGCACCGCGCGACGGTTGCAGCGGTTTTTGGACCGCGACCCCTCGGCTCCGCTGTCGGATATGGACCGACAGCGGGTGCAAGCGCATCTGGCGGTGTGTGAACGCTGCAGCGGCCTGGCACGGGAATTCGAGGACTTGCACAACTCCCTTCGCCACTATGGCCAGAGTTCAGAGCCAACTCCGGAGTCAGTTGATCGCGTCAAGGCAGCCGTGGAGCGTGCTCTCGCCAAGGAGTGA
- a CDS encoding FAD-dependent oxidoreductase, producing MNASLLATWDLAVVGGGSAGIVAAKTAAQLGASVVLIEADRTGGDCLWTGCVPSKALLASAAAASDARNAGRLGIHVASITVDFSEVMDHIRRSIRRIEPVDSIEALNSEGISVISGRASFLPSGAINVDGQLVQYCQALLATGASPTLPSIPGLDACPALTSDSLWDLGALPKRLAILGGGSIGCELGQAFARLGSEVTIIEASSRILPREDPRAADAVQRSLVRDGVRILANRTVSSVHGTFDGAGSLMLAPEGASPLQIDFDRLLVAVGRTPNTSSLELDAVGVHRDERGYVIVDAALRTSNRRIWAAGDLTGHPQFTHTAGVHGSLAASNAVLGLRRKAEVRAIPRVTFTDPEVASVGTATWGRPPGSNTALFTRQHELVDRAVTHDDTDGFACLAMDHHGRIQGATLVGPRAGESLGELTLAVRKGLRTRDIAGTMHPYPTYADGAWNAAIDATKAQLERPWTRRALTALLRFRRALLR from the coding sequence ATGAACGCGTCGCTTCTCGCGACCTGGGATCTGGCCGTCGTGGGAGGTGGAAGCGCCGGGATCGTCGCAGCCAAGACCGCAGCCCAACTCGGAGCGAGTGTCGTGCTGATCGAGGCAGATCGCACAGGAGGCGACTGCCTGTGGACGGGATGCGTGCCCAGCAAGGCGCTGCTGGCCAGCGCCGCTGCAGCGTCCGATGCGCGCAATGCCGGTCGGCTGGGCATCCACGTCGCCAGCATCACCGTCGACTTCAGCGAGGTCATGGACCATATTCGTCGCTCGATCAGGCGTATCGAGCCCGTGGATTCGATCGAGGCACTCAACTCCGAGGGCATCAGCGTCATCTCGGGCAGGGCGAGCTTCCTGCCATCCGGTGCCATCAATGTCGACGGCCAGCTCGTGCAGTATTGCCAGGCACTTCTGGCGACGGGGGCGAGCCCGACACTGCCGTCCATCCCCGGACTTGATGCGTGCCCAGCACTGACCTCCGACAGCCTGTGGGACCTCGGGGCACTTCCAAAGCGTCTCGCGATCCTCGGTGGCGGCAGCATCGGCTGCGAACTGGGCCAGGCATTCGCTCGCCTGGGATCCGAGGTGACCATCATCGAGGCCAGCTCGCGGATCCTTCCCCGCGAGGATCCGCGAGCCGCTGACGCCGTGCAGCGCTCCCTTGTCCGAGACGGCGTTCGAATCCTGGCGAATCGCACAGTGTCCAGCGTCCACGGAACGTTCGATGGTGCGGGATCGCTCATGCTTGCACCTGAAGGTGCCAGCCCTCTGCAGATCGACTTCGACCGCCTGCTCGTCGCTGTCGGGCGCACGCCGAACACCAGCTCGCTGGAACTTGATGCGGTGGGTGTGCATCGCGATGAGCGTGGTTATGTCATCGTCGACGCGGCCCTGCGCACGAGCAACCGGCGGATCTGGGCGGCTGGCGACCTGACTGGGCACCCGCAATTCACGCACACGGCCGGCGTCCACGGCAGCCTAGCGGCCAGCAATGCCGTGCTGGGCCTGCGCCGCAAGGCAGAAGTGCGGGCCATACCGAGAGTCACCTTCACCGACCCCGAGGTGGCATCAGTTGGCACCGCGACCTGGGGACGCCCACCAGGATCGAACACCGCACTTTTCACGCGCCAGCATGAGCTTGTGGACCGGGCTGTCACCCACGACGACACCGATGGCTTCGCCTGCCTTGCCATGGACCATCACGGTCGCATCCAGGGTGCAACGCTCGTTGGCCCGCGTGCCGGAGAGAGCCTGGGCGAACTCACCCTGGCAGTGCGCAAGGGCCTGCGCACGCGCGACATCGCCGGCACCATGCACCCATACCCGACCTACGCCGACGGAGCATGGAATGCAGCCATCGACGCGACCAAGGCGCAGCTCGAGCGCCCCTGGACACGGCGAGCCCTCACCGCATTGCTCAGATTCCGCCGCGCGCTATTGCGCTGA
- a CDS encoding mycoredoxin: MSASGLTRYSTQWCGYCQRLKAQLARAGVTFTEVDIEADAAAAALVEGVNGGNRTVPTVVFPDGTAMTNPPAAMVVERLAATA, from the coding sequence ATGAGCGCATCAGGCTTGACCAGGTACAGCACGCAATGGTGCGGCTACTGCCAACGCCTCAAGGCGCAGTTGGCACGAGCCGGCGTCACCTTCACTGAAGTCGACATTGAGGCCGATGCCGCGGCCGCCGCTCTTGTCGAAGGGGTCAATGGCGGCAATCGCACCGTGCCCACAGTGGTCTTCCCCGATGGCACCGCGATGACGAACCCGCCGGCGGCCATGGTCGTGGAGCGGCTGGCCGCGACCGCCTGA